From Nicotiana tabacum cultivar K326 chromosome 22, ASM71507v2, whole genome shotgun sequence, one genomic window encodes:
- the LOC107787105 gene encoding protein CDC73 homolog, giving the protein MDPLTLLREYTIRNELHKIVRIGDDYRFGNDYSFPCTIETAYRSKHVQANRYTLETLINFITNHHLKHTDYIQQSRSLRIPAVTLPDRKPLLDYLTGKTASSDSIEFLKFPQPNETTAPISVSAAGVGNDENFLTDVRVLENRNPIELIRAVEKPLKDRESILMCKNRDFYSVFTAALRRDEDRQRAESFQRKDGLVAKNRIERGGFGGGDELGYDGGPKAKMHLKGSKIGEGVPIILVPSAFSTLITIYNVKEFLEDGVFIPTDVKLKQMKGMKPDCITVQKKFSRDRVVTAYEVRDKPSALKAEDWDRVVAVFVLGKEWQFKDWPFKNHVEIFNKIVGFFLRFEDDSVESAKTAKQWNVKIISISKNKRHQDRAAALEVWEKLEEFMRSRSH; this is encoded by the exons ATGGATCCCCTCACCCTCCTCCGGGAGTACACCATCCGAAACGAGCTCCACAAAATCGTCCGCATCGGCGACGATTACCGTTTCGGCAACGACTACTCTTTCCCCTGCACCATTGAAACCGCTTACCGCTCTAAGCACGTGCAAGCCAATCGCTACACTCTTGAAACCCTAATCAACTTCATCACCAATCACCACCTCAAACACACCGATTACATCCAGCAATCACGCTCCCTTCGTATCCCCGCCGTCACTCTCCCTGATCGTAAACCTCTCCTCGATTATCTCACCGGAAAAACTGCCTCGTCTGACTCCATTGAATTCCTCAAATTCCCTCAGCCCAATGAAACTACGGCTCctatttctgtttctgctgctggTGTTGGTAACGATGAGAATTTTTTAACGGACGTTAGGGTTTTGGAAAATCGAAACCCGATTGAGCTGATTAGAGCTGTAGAGAAGCCTTTGAAGGATAgggagtcgattttgatgtgtAAGAACCGGGATTTTTACAGTGTTTTTACAGCGGCGTTGCGTAGAGATGAGGACCGGCAGCGGGCAGAGTCTTTCCAGAGGAAAGACGGTTTGGTAGCGAAGAATCGGATAGAGAGAGGGGGGTTTGGCGGTGGTGATGAATTAGGGTATGATGGTGGGCCGAAGGCGAAAATGCATTTGAAGGGAAGCAAGATAGGGGAGGGTGTTCCGATTATTTTGGTTCCCAGTGCTTTTTCGACTTTGATTACTATTTATAATGTGAAGGAGTTTTTGGAGGATGGGGTCTTTATACCAACTGATGTGAAATTGAAGCAGATGAAGGGGATGAAACCCGATTGTATAACAGTGCAGAAGAAGTTTAGTAGGGATAGGGTAGTTACAGCCTATGAGGTGAGGGATAAGCCTTCTGCATTGAAGGCGGAGGATTGGGATCGTGTGGTGGCGGTTTTCGTGTTGGGGAAAGAATGGCAGTTCAAAGATTGGCCCTTTAAGAATCATGTTGAGATCTTTAACAAGA TTGTAGGATTTTTCTTGCGTTTTGAGGATGATAGCGTGGAGTCAGCGAAGACTGCAAAGCAATGGAATGTTAAGATTATTTCG ATAAGTAAAAACAAACGCCACCAGGATAGAGCTGCAGCACTTGAGGTGTGGGAGAAGCTTGAAGAATTTATGAGGTCTCGCTCGCATTGA